The stretch of DNA CCGTATTACCTCTTTTTGGGTATACAAGAACAACCGATTGATATCATCGATTCGCTGGTGCTCTCCATGGTCGCCAATCTATCCGGTTCCTGTCTGCAAAACCTGTTCCTGTTTGGAGAGAGCCGGAAACTGACCCGGATGAGAGAGCGCAACCGGATCGCCCGGGAACTTCATGACGGGTTGGCCCAGATTCTGGCTTCGACCCAAATTTACCTCCATTTTCTGGAGAACTCCCAGGTCTCTTTCAGTGAGGAACAGCGGAAAGTCCTGGAAAAGATTAAAAGCCTCAACGACCTGGGGTTGGAAGAGTCCCGCTTTATCATTTCCGAGCTGAAGGGGAAGCCGGTATCCCGTAGCCGATTTGAAGAAAAAATACAAGACCTGGTTCGGTTGTTCTCCAGCCCCGGCCTGGATATTCATCTTGATTCCAGGATCCCGGTGCCCAAGATCCCCTATGGTATATTCAAGATGGTGACCTTGATCGTTCAGGAAGCGCTGGCGAACATCCAGAAACACGCAGAAGCGAACCAGGTGGAGGTGTCGCTCGTCCAGCAGAACAATACGTTGAGCATTTTGGTCAAGGATAACGGGAAGGGGTTCAATATGCGGGAAAAAACCAGTAAAAACCAGGGAGAACATTTCGGTCTATCCAACCTTCGGGAGCGGATTCGCCTCCTCAAGGGCAGTTTCCGGGTCTTTACCCGGCCCGGTGAAGGGACCAGGATCATGGCCAAAATTCCACTGCCTGAAGACTGATCCGGTCAATGAAGCACGCAATGATATCGTTGAACACCAGTCATGGATCACCGATTTCGATTGTTTCAAGGGAGGCATCACGTTGAATACAACAAAGATCGCACTGGTTGATGATCATCCCATCTTTTTGGCCGGGCTGAAAAAGCTTCTGGAAGAGGAGGGCGGGCTACAGGTGGCCTTTACCGCGCAATCGGTACGGGAAGCCATAGCTCAGCTTGCCGAATTTCCCGTGGACTTGGTGATGGTTGATTTCAACATGCCCGGCAAAACCGGTATCGATTTTTTACGGGAGGCCAGTGTGCTGTATCCGAATATTCCGGTGGTCATGCTGACGGTGGAAGAAGACGAAGAGATCATCTCCCGGGCCATGAAAGAAGGGGCTCGTGGTTATATCCTGAAACAGGATTCGCCTGAGCGCCTGATCAAAAGTATTCATAGTTGCCTGGCTGGGGAAATTTTGCTCAGCGACCGGATTTATTCCAAGGTGATCGACTTGATGAGGAAGTTTTCACCCGGGAAAGAGGATGAATCGGAGTTATACCGGATTCTCTCTCGCCGGGAGATGGATATCGTCAAATCCATTGTACAGGGGAAATCCAACTCGGATATCGCCGAAACTCTTTTTATCAGCGAGAGCACGGTCAAGAACCACATCAGTTCGATCCTGCGTAAACTCAACCTCAAAGACCGGGTGGAACTGGCCATCAGGGCTGTCCGGGAGGGTATCCGTTAGCCGTCCCACAAACGCCGACTACCGAGGGTGTGATGGGACGGCTCAGTTCATATCACTTGGTTCTTCACTCAGGCCTTCCGAATGGCTGTTTTCATGGACATGCCATTGAAGCATTCGTTCAGGTGTTTCGCTTCCATCGGTTTGGTATAGAGGCTGACGATCCAGGTCAAGACCGCTGCGATGGGAAGGGCCACGAAAAGCGGATCCACCGCTTCCCAGGGATGACCCCAGAGGGCCGGTCGGCCGAACAGCGCCTGGCTGATGCCGAGAACTTGTGATTCCGCTTTATGAACCAGCGCATGTGTTTGGCAAGATAAAATTACATAGTTCGGCAGCGTAAAAGTGCAGAGATAGAAGGCTGCCATCGTTTGTGTACGGTACATGTACGATAGAAGGGATCCCCCCTTCCCCCTAGGGGGAAGGGAAAAACATATGTTCTTTTTATGTTTCATCCACCTCCGCATCATCAATTCCGGTATTTTTCACTCCGGACAAGGCCTGTTTCAACCTGAAAC from Atribacteraceae bacterium encodes:
- a CDS encoding response regulator transcription factor; translated protein: MNTTKIALVDDHPIFLAGLKKLLEEEGGLQVAFTAQSVREAIAQLAEFPVDLVMVDFNMPGKTGIDFLREASVLYPNIPVVMLTVEEDEEIISRAMKEGARGYILKQDSPERLIKSIHSCLAGEILLSDRIYSKVIDLMRKFSPGKEDESELYRILSRREMDIVKSIVQGKSNSDIAETLFISESTVKNHISSILRKLNLKDRVELAIRAVREGIR